The Acidimicrobiales bacterium nucleotide sequence GATGGTGACGGTGGCGCCGCAGTGGACCCGCAGCGTGCCCGTCACTGCGAGGCTGATGCCGGTGATCGAGACGTTGACGACATCGGCGGGGACCGGCCGATTCCGGGGGTTGGGGGTACCGCCCGGAAGAATCGGGGTGGCGCCCAGACGAAGATGCACCCGGAGTCGTATCCCGGCGGTGAAGCGGGGCACGAGGCGATCGTTCCGATCGGCACGACCGCGTGCGTCCTGCCGCTCGAGATCGGATGGGTACGGGTAGAAGGACATGGCAGCTCCGGTGCCGGATGGGCACCTGCCAGTCCTATCGGTGGAAAATCCGTCGAGCTGAGCGAACGACGGCGCTCAGCCGGCCACCGGTGGTTGACGTCGAGCCGTCGCCAACGCCTGAGCACGACGAGCTTCGTGCTCGCGCTCGCGAGCGGCGGCGAGCAGCGCGGCGATCCGGGTGGTGCCCGTCGCGGGGTACTGCGGGTCGGTGATCGACGCCGCTCGTTCGGCCTGGCGGCGCTCGCTGCTCATGACGCTGGTGGGGAGGCTGGTGTTGCGGCGTTCGGACATGTGGGGATCGTTCGGTGAGGGTCGAAGGTCGGCGGATCTTGCCGTGTATGGGTACAACGACCCAGGCGGCTCGAAGTCGCGAGATTTGTTCAGAAATCCGTTGCCCCGGTGTCGTCCCCGACTTCGAAGGCGTCCCGCGGTGCGCGCCCGGGCTTGCGCTCGAAGCGAGCGCCGTCGACCTCTGCCCCGATCAGGGCGGCGAGGGCCGAGAGGTAGAGCCACGCCATCAGGGCGGCCACGGCGCCGAGGGACCCGAACGTCGACTCGATCCGGCCGACGTAGCCGTAGACGACGCTGAGGCCGAACGTGCTCGCCACCCAGATGACCGTGGCGATGATGGCGCCCCACGAGATGAAGTGGAACCGGCCGGTGCGATGCCCGACGACGGAGCGGTAGAACAGCGAGAGGGCGGTCATCGACACGACGAGCGTGAGCGGCCAACGGCCGATCGAGACGACCCAGCGGTAGACCCCGCCGATGTTGGCGTCGTCCATCACCGGCGGGAGCACGACGATGAGCCAGATCATCGCCGCCACCGTGATGACGGCGACCACACTCAGGCGGAGCGCGAAGATCCGACCCTGGATCCAGTTGTGCGGGCTCGGCATCTCGTGGGCGATGCGGACGGCCATCACCATGGCGTTGATG carries:
- a CDS encoding YihY/virulence factor BrkB family protein, which codes for MRNVTAHHTMLVASGVAFSCVFGLIPAMVAVVAVYGLVASPSDVESHVRPLVDVLPEEAGQLLIEQLQNVTQVDGREITLGLVIALIGVAWAISNAINAMVMAVRIAHEMPSPHNWIQGRIFALRLSVVAVITVAAMIWLIVVLPPVMDDANIGGVYRWVVSIGRWPLTLVVSMTALSLFYRSVVGHRTGRFHFISWGAIIATVIWVASTFGLSVVYGYVGRIESTFGSLGAVAALMAWLYLSALAALIGAEVDGARFERKPGRAPRDAFEVGDDTGATDF